ttatttaaatttttccgttccatttttgtttatttataatttaaataatttagaattacaaaaacttttgcatactaaaaaataggaattttgaattaaaatgctgacggCTTTTTATTTcgaattaaaaataggattcaaaaaaggcgccggatttttatatatatttttttcaaattccaaaacaatgtccatgaatttaataaatatattactgatttataaaaatgtttgtttattcagaaaacttcatgcgtttcaaaaaaatgtttgtgaatttaaaataaaatcctccaacatcaaaaattatgttcgtcttttcttgaattggtcgccaatacgaaagaaaatatttaaacccgtttgaaatataaaaaatattcatgatttttagtaaatgtttgtaaattgtaaaaaatgttcttgattttaaaattgttctcatatttgtaaaattgttcatgaaagatctaatgtatgtagttaaacattaatgcttctaagtctatgTGACAATAgacctgtgtgaattttgaagaataaaCTGTTGGAtgcatcggattattattgtatgttttctaaaaaaatcttgaaattcagaataattctttgagttaccaagatttttgacaaccatgatatatttttttaaatgtaaagattgcttcaacttgtaaataaatttaaaagaagaaacattttcttgcctttgtgcataaaattttaaaatcaagcgatgatgtgtGAACATAATATGGTTATCATCAttaaagattatgtttttttccgttgcaacgcatgggccattTTGCTAGTCATGATCAAACTTATTTGAGCACCATCTAAGCTCCCAAACTTGTTGAATTCTGGTAGGAAGTACGGACTACCGTCTCTTATATTGGATATTCTCTTTACAcacaatccaacacaaatatggtCGCTAAATTCAGTACTCATCAACGAACCAAACTCACTTAATCTTGATGGGGGTCTAATATGTGTATAATTATATTAAAGTTCAGAATAAATATAACTATATAAAGTACTACAACCTAAGTATTTAGATGACTACACAATAAAGTTTTAATTAGTTATGCACTAGGACTGGTCCGATCTTGCCTTCCAAACAATATACATGCACACACAACCACATATATATTATGCATCTACCTATCTATTAATCGACCCCATGTCGAATCCCATGGACACGAGGTGCCCGTACATCATCTGGTTCCACACGTCCGGCACACCCGGCAGGCACCAGTGGCTACAATCCTCGGGCGCATCCGATGGCGTCTCGGGCTCCCGGTACCGCGACGGATGCCCATCCCTCCTCAAGCCCGTCGTGTATGTTATGTTCAAGAACACCGCATCCTTGTTCATCCCATGCCGTCTCCTCATGCTCCGTGCCACACTCGAGATCATTGTATTGATCCACGAGTGCTCCTGCTGGTCCCTCTCACTCGTGCTCGTCGTCAGCGGATCCCATTGGTCCGTGCAGGAGCCACCCGTGTCCCATGTCCGATTGCCGTAGTGTGATGGGGAATAGCTCCTGAAGAAGAGGTGGCCCCTCTTGGAGAGTCGGGGATTGGTCAGTGCCCAATCTTTCACCGTCTGCAAAGACCGTCGGAATGCTTCCTTGATGTTTGTTGTCACGTTGAACCGATCGCCCACGGTGAAATAGTTTCCTCTGCAAGCATTGATTGCAGCTCCAGTCAAATAACTAACCATTGTGATAACAATATAAAAATTTCATGTGGCAGCTAGCTAATTACATACGATTTGATGGTCTTATGCAGGTTCCACCAGTGACCCGTGTTGAGGACGAGCACATCGGCGCTGGCCCAGCGGGCGGCATGCCGCGGCACCACGTCAAGCCGGATGGCCCTCTTGATTGCGCCATCGCTCGTCGGCGGGAGACGGTCGACCTTGACGAGCATGGGCGCGCGGTAGTACTCCACGGAGAGGTTGTAATCCGCAAAGACCATGGAGAGGTAGCCCTTGTGCCGGCTCAGGGGCTTCCCGAACTTCTCTTTTATCCTCGAACCGGCCggcacggcggcggcgagcatgcACAACATGGACTCCCATTGGTTGCGACCGATGGAGTCGCCGACGAACACGATCCGGCCGTTCCGGCTCCTCTCCAGCATATCGGACGCGTTAAACCTATCAAATTTAAACATGTAAGTTCTATTTCATTGGAGATGTCaatgacgataacgatgacgatgaaTACAAACATACTTAGGGAGGTGGCAGCTACCATGGCGAGGTTGCCAGCGCCACTGACGAAAGGACGAGTCGTTTCGGCCATTTTGCATGCAACGGAAGCCGGGGTCGAGGAACGGGTAGTCCTCCCCATAGGTCGTGGTGGTGGCGGTGATGTCCCTCACCCATTTCCCGTCGGAGTAATCGCACCCACCGTTGACGTGGTTGATGAGACGCGGCGGTGACCGAGTCGGGAAGAGGGGCTTCTGTGTGACGATGACGGAGAGCATGAAGAGGACGAGCAAGACGGAGAAGATTGTAGCGTGTCTAACATGCATGAGGTTGGTCTGTGGCTATACCTGGGTGGTGATTGAAGGcttgagaggagaaggaggagagtgaGCGAGCGAGTGgcgctaagagcatctctagtagaaccctcaaacccccaaacccttaaaaataaccgttttttacagttttcgtccgaaaaacggcttagactagaacccttaaacccttaaacccgtaaatatttttagaggtccaaccctcaaactagttttgagcctgtagaagtgagggttgggaggagaaACTCCTCCCAACCCGCACTCCACCTCAGCTCCAGCGCGGGAGGGATTTTCATCCCGCTTCCGTCTCcaaccgccgcctcctcgcgcccgcctcgccgccatggagggccccgccccgccgcctcctcgccggccGCCGCGCACGCCCCGGCTGCCCCCGCCCTCGCCCCTGCcggccccgcgcccgccccggccggccccgcgcccaccgccgcgccgccccgtccgcagcgccgccgcgcccccgccggccgccgcgcaCGCCCCGGCTGCCCGCGCCCTCGCCCCTGCCGGCCCCGTGCCCGCCCCGGCCGGCCCCGCGCCCACCGCCGCGCTGCCCCGTCCGCAgtgccgccccgccccgcgccgtcccgtccgcagcgccgccgcgccctcgccggccgccgcgcACGCCCCGGCTGCCCGCGCCCTCGCCCCTGCcggccccgcgcccgccccggccgGCCCCGCGCCCACCGCCGCGCCGGCCCTCCGCAGCCCCGGCCTCCCCTCCGCTGCCTAGAAGGTTCGAAAGTTATGTTAAATTCCAGTCATTGTTCAGAGATTGTTGTGTTCCTTTTTCTGTGAGCATGCGACATTGTTCATTCTATCAGTATTTGGTGTTAAGTTATATCTGTCTTATTCTATCATGTTCATTCTCTTTCGAATCCTAATTTTGATTTGTGTTTTTTGCTTTTGATTTGTGTGGATCTAGCGGTTTGTAGTGATAGATTATGTCTCTTGTTCTTAGGGAGTGCTGTAGAAATTTTCTGCACTAGTATTGCTCTGTCATGGATTTGTGTTGGTGCTCTGTCATGAATAGACGCTGCAGGCGCCGGTCCAGTATTCAGTTTTGTAGGTGCATTAGTGGTGGGATTTGGGGTTGGGATCTGGACTCTGATTGATCTCTGAATTTATGAATGTATTCTCTTGTTGATCTCTGAATTTATGAATGTATAATAGACCTATAATGTGGAAGAGAAGCTTAGTTTTTCTGTCTCTAGAGTTCCATATTTTTGGAGTCTAACAGGCAACAACCAAAGTATCTATTGAATTTTATCTGAAGAACATTATGTAATCATATATCTAATGAAGCTTGGACTAGATAATAGTATACTGAGTTTGCAAGATAAAATAAGGCTGATATGCTTGGCATGAATAGAACTGATGTGAAGTAGAATGGTATACATCTTCATTTCTGAATATGTTTCCTATCagagttttaagggttggggttggggcaaagactagaaccctcaaacccaacccttataacggaatattccgttataagggttgggtttgagggttctagtctttgcctctgTTTTTCAACCTTTAAAATTGTCAAAAATGacaaattctcaacccttaaaactgattttagatttaagggtttgagggttctactagagatgctctaatgcCATGCCAAAAGCACATGCAAACCTCCGGTTAGAGTcttcattaattaattaataggttagttaGGTCAATCATCATCTTGGTGTGACTCTTTCTGTGCAAGCACCCTTTTTTAGCTTGGTAAATATGTTATGTGCCCTTTTTCCCATCCAAAGTGTAGATGAGTTGTTTGAAACGATTGGCTGTCCAATTTAAACCTAATGTGTCTACTTACATTGTTTTTACGGATGAAAATGATATATTTCATCTTCTTGATTTACATAATATTCAATTGCGAACCTTAGGAACATTCGTCCTCATGTATGAAGAACTAAGGCTTAATTTGAATGAACATTCGTCCTCATGTATGTGAACCTTAGGAACATTCGTCCTCATGTTATTGAACCCACCTGACAAGGGTCAGCTGTAACCAATCTAATGCACATAATAAGCGCGATGCTGGTGAAATGGATTGCGAGAGAAGTCAAAAATAGATCAAAGATCTTCAACAAGTGGGGGAATCCCCCATCTAAATATATTGCTCGAAGGTTGTAACCACCGTTTAAGTGAAGGAAAAGGTATGACCGCCATGCAGAGGCAGCGACCTTGTGAGCCTGCTACTTAAGCCTATGATAGATATCACATAGCCAATTCATCAATAATAACTAATAAGGCGTGCGATGAAGTTGTAGAGCTATGCTAAACGATCTTGTTGAAATCCATGGCATTCCTGAAGACACAAATCTTCCATGGAATAATGAGTAGCACCGAGGACAAGATGGAGAGGTCCAAGCCGGGGTGCATCCTGCACGCCCAAAGCTCGTCGATGCAGCGAGGTGGGATGATGCCAAGATACTGCCATACCATGTCAGCGTGCgggcactatatatatatatatatatgtgtgtgtaatGTCTGCACCAGGGAAGACGGAGAGCAATGGACAGACGGTGTCGCTCTAGATGTGCTTGTGGTGAAGGTGTTGAGCTTATTTCTGAAGAGAAGTCATGATAAGATCTTCACATGGTTAGGGACTCTGGATGTCCAAATAGTCGTAGCCTTTGTGTGTCCAAAACTCCAAATCATCTTGAGCCATGGCAGGTGATAAGCCGCacgggtggagaaggggcgaccaCCGTGAAGGAAGAGCAGATCATGGTCCGCACAAGTCATCCTGCAGAAGCAGCATTAGATAGACGGTTCCACACACAAAACTCTAAATCATACTCCCTCCTTAAACTAATATAAGAACATTTAGATCATTACTTTAGTGttctaaacgcttttatattagtttacagagggaataGGTAAATATGGTCGCCACTCTGACAAAACAATTAGTAGCGTGGGTAAATAAAATTGAGAAAGCGAGAGCTAGGGGCAAGTATGTGGATCCAAGTGTATGGCACATGCATATAATTCAAGAAATGTGCATATCTTTTTTATCCCTGTAACCCCATGGCCCCAGGATGCATTACCGAAATAACAGAACAGTTGTTCAGTACATGCGAAAAGTAAAGCTTCATCCAAACAGAAGCTGTGCACTCAGCCGCGGCGAGGCACAAAATAATGGTTCAATGTaacaataaaaacattaacaagtAATCTGTATACTAACAGTTTTGTTTATACTTTCATTTACATACCCGCTGCGTTGAGGGGAGCAGGGCATGGCAGGTCTCTGTGCATATAGAACATATACTAGTGTGTATACATGAGAGCTTCTCATATACATGAAGTTGTGATAAATATTTCATGATCTGTCGAAGACATATACTAGTGCATGCATTGATTTTCTAGGTGCACTTTATAGCATTTTTCAAGGTTTTAAATTATCCTCATTTTCACAACTAAACAAATGATGATATGCAAATGATCATGCTGCACATTACAACCCTTATAATTATCAGTTACTAAATCGGGGATGTCACAGCAGAACACCTTCCAGTTCCCACCAAGATGATAATCCCCAAGCCCTCGACCACACACGAGGTATCAACTACCGTATGCAACCTCCAGTATATATGATCACAAATGTCACTTGGAAAAGGTTTGGCCATAAATTAGGTGTACAACTCTTGCTAATGGTTAGGAAATCACAACCATAAGAAAATAAACTTTGGAGATGAACCCAATAATAAAGTTGCATTTTTATATTACATATACATATCTCGACGAGTAAGGTTGAGTACAACAAACACGAGCATCTTGACGTGAGTGAGGAACTCCCCTCCAGCGCTCAGCTGCTTAGCGTGGAACCCATGATCACAGTTGCGTGCGATGTAGCAGAGCATTTCCACCCATACCGTTGCGACCATCTCCCACCGTTTAGCTGCCCCAACTTTGCTGTCGAGCACACAGTCCAAACAGTTCAGGCCATCATATATACGAGCTAGACTGTTTGTACGTATATGCTGAAAGAGATCTGCTCTTTGACTGCAGAATCTCTGGAGGAAGTCACTCTTATCATAGTTGCCATCTTTCCAAAATGTTCCAATAAACTGCATATATTCTTTGAATAGTAAATGCCCGTCAGAGTCAACCATCAAGTTGCACTTGTAGACCAGGTGCATGATGTAATTGGACAAGTGTTGGCTGCAGGTTCTAAACTTGGAGGGCGTCTCATCCCGCATTAGGCATATGTCTGTCACAAGATGCCAAAACAAGGCACTAAAGACAAGATCTGTAACACCTCCAAAGGTGTCGCTGACTTTCTGTTGGGCTTCACTAAACCCAGAGGAAGAAAGAATATGAGTTGCCCACTCGGCACGGAAGCTGGTCAACATCAACCTCCAGTTATTGTCGTGCAGTTTATCAAGGAACAGCTCCTTTACCTCTGGGGAGATGGCAACATGTTTGGTTGTGTGGTGATATTGCTTGATGCCCATACGCCACATCATCCATTTCAGCCATCCATATTGCTTTCTCGCCTTCTCTTGGATTATTTCATCAATCATGTTATACTGCTGCAGCTTACCTGACCACTCCAATCTGTCGTTTTCCGAGCCTGGGCGGAGGCCCTTGAGGATACTAAGCACAATTCTTGGACTATGGCCTCCTCCTGGGCATACCTTGTATGGCCAATATGATGTCATGAGCCACATCAATATAGAGGATATCTCCAATGCCACTGCACCAACAAGCAATATGTAAGAGATGGCAACATCAGCTACACCATAGTACTTGACAGCTTCTGATCGCCCCTTCCCTCCCTTATGATGAACAACAAACAGAGCAAGAGCTGTAGAGTTTATGACAAGGATGGTGAGCCGGTGCAACACACCATCGAGGCTTCCAAACTTGGTGTACAAGTAGTCATAGATCAATGAGAGTTGGATCTCAGTTAACTTGTGTGCCAAGTTAACTCTGTCGTCTGGCAGCACACGACATGGTTCCTTCCGTCTCAAATCAACACCGGAGTACACTTCATAGAACCTGTTCATGAAATATCCCATGCTTCTATAAAATATGTCATGAACTACCTCTATCTGCAACCTGGATTTTTTGTCAGAAGACATAAATGACCAGATAGCTCTTTGTTCCTTCGGGGTTCTTTTCTGCCCAAGCAACGGACCCCAAGGCCTGCTTATAGGTCCCCATGAACCGGCTCTCCCAAGTATCCATATTCTCTCCATATATTTGGCTATCCCAGAGATGAAGATTAGCACCATGGGAGCCACAAGC
This genomic interval from Hordeum vulgare subsp. vulgare unplaced genomic scaffold, MorexV3_pseudomolecules_assembly, whole genome shotgun sequence contains the following:
- the LOC123420314 gene encoding protein trichome birefringence-like 8; amino-acid sequence: MHVRHATIFSVLLVLFMLSVIVTQKPLFPTRSPPRLINHVNGGCDYSDGKWVRDITATTTTYGEDYPFLDPGFRCMQNGRNDSSFRQWRWQPRHGSCHLPKFNASDMLERSRNGRIVFVGDSIGRNQWESMLCMLAAAVPAGSRIKEKFGKPLSRHKGYLSMVFADYNLSVEYYRAPMLVKVDRLPPTSDGAIKRAIRLDVVPRHAARWASADVLVLNTGHWWNLHKTIKSGNYFTVGDRFNVTTNIKEAFRRSLQTVKDWALTNPRLSKRGHLFFRSYSPSHYGNRTWDTGGSCTDQWDPLTTSTSERDQQEHSWINTMISSVARSMRRRHGMNKDAVFLNITYTTGLRRDGHPSRYREPETPSDAPEDCSHWCLPGVPDVWNQMMYGHLVSMGFDMGSINR